From a single Zygotorulaspora mrakii chromosome 2, complete sequence genomic region:
- the IKI3 gene encoding Elongator subunit IKI3 (similar to Saccharomyces cerevisiae IKI3 (YLR384C); ancestral locus Anc_4.240): MRNLITLNKGKLRAVSSPYREENSDVTIRLIDSVFDSLSDSVTCVIGALDVGLIEVHQFMKTGKKNVLASFNLDTFDDVLLSFVHFADVNQLAFVFKQGDIITATYDSSMYDPSETIVEIVGTIDNGIEAADWSYDEETLAIVTTDRNVILLSKLYELISEYNMQKEDLKKSKHVTVGWGKKETQFRGRGARAIERDALADLKTSGFVGSGLRDPTMPYVVDIGNITSLDTHEINISWRGDCEYFAISSVETVTNVDETPEKLERRAIRVFTRDGQLDSASEPVDGMEQSLSWRPQGSLIASIRRSVNLEDEEALELIFFERNGLRHGEFDTRLALDEQILSLCWNCSSEVLTIVLKDRIQLWVTKNYHWYLKQEVSVSNVQFVKWHPEKDLTLMYGSNDIVNVVDFAYKMAQGPTFEPFDIGTTVVVDGKTVNISPLAMANVPPPMYYRDFETSGNVIDVAVSLSNEIFAALDKESLVLASVPSLEDMKGGQHPTISSIYPISDFSSELDEVRQLAFINDSTVGVLLDSDNFSRIALIDVQDVTQPTLVKIIDTFDKVVILRSAFDYNKLVYETRDGSIMQLDAEGQNESISKFPYLVRDFRVKRIHNSLNDDMGQWSSDSSKLVAFGLTGNGKLYANDVLLASAVTSMEITNSLLLFTTAQHNLHFVHLNSFDFKPLPTVESGVVDERVRAIERGSLLVTVIPSKSAVILQASRGNLETIYPRIMVLAGVRKDIMNKSYRKALQYCRTQRISLDILHDYAPELFYENLELFINQVEEVDYLNFFISCLSEDDVTKTKYKETLHSGISQEFELEPAPLTEMQLYMKKKLFDPSKSKVNKICQALLDVLLSKEAYKKKYIQTIITAYASQNPQNLEDALKLIATVEDSKERDSCVTYLCFLQDANVVYKVALSIYDVKLAVSVAQKSQMDPREYLPFLQSLYDNGPLRRQFLIDDYLKNYEKALHHLAEIEKSEEGVSSETIEYVCMHGLYKHALHVYRYEKNKQDMIYHIFAKDLSSRQEYADAGIIYEMLDEYKEAMSAYILAKKWREALSIAQAHYPDELFAVAEELVSSLHFEHRYTDTAAIQLEFLDNIEQSLVDYCKAYKYDTACLVATSKGKSELIEKFVDPGLGEGFGVVAELLADCERQVHSQLKRLRELRAKKEEDPYAFYGQEAEQNDDVSIAPSETSTKESFFTRYTGKTGGTAKTGASRRTAKNKRREERKRARGKKGTIYEEEYLVKSIGRLIERLDHTRSDASQLINGLCRRSMKEQAYQIQKNFVDLIELLKANVKEIYNISEKDRERIDENGEVYFIPEIPVPDIKEFVKSKVVDF; this comes from the coding sequence ATGAGAAACTTGATCACCTTGAACAAAGGTAAATTGAGAGCGGTGAGCTCTCCTTATCGAGAAGAGAATTCAGATGTTACAATCAGGTTGATCGATAGtgtttttgattcattATCTGATAGTGTTACATGTGTAATTGGTGCACTGGATGTGGGCCTGATTGAAGTTCACCAGTTTATGAAAActggcaaaaaaaatgtattgGCATCCTTTAATCTGGATACATTCGATGATGTTCTGCTGAGTTTTGTGCATTTTGCAGATGTTAATCAATTAGCTTTTGTATTTAAGCAGGGAGATATCATCACAGCGACCTACGATTCAAGTATGTATGACCCATCCGAAACGATTGTGGAGATAGTGGGTACCATCGATAATGGTATTGAAGCCGCCGATTGGTCATATGATGAAGAGACTCTAGCGATCGTTACAACGGATCGCAATGTGATTCTTTTAAGTAAACTTTACGAACTAATATCAGAGTACAATATGCAGAAGGAAGATCtaaaaaaatccaaacaTGTTACTGTTGGCTGGGGTAAAAAAGAGACACAATTTAGAGGACGAGGTGCAAGAGCGATTGAACGGGATGCTTTGGCAGATCTGAAGACCTCCGGGTTCGTAGGTAGTGGTCTAAGGGATCCCACCATGCCTTATGTAGTGGATATCGGAAATATTACCAGTCTGGACACGCACGAAATCAATATCTCATGGAGGGGAGATTGTGAGTATTTTGCGATTTCTTCAGTCGAAACTGTAACCAACGTTGACGAAACACCGGAGAAGCTGGAAAGAAGAGCAATCAGAGTCTTTACTCGTGACGGTCAACTGGATAGTGCATCGGAACCGGTTGACGGTATGGAGCAGAGCTTAAGTTGGAGGCCTCAGGGCTCGCTAATCGCCAGCATTAGGCGCAGTGTTAAtttagaagatgaagaagcgCTGGAACTGATTTTCTTCGAAAGGAATGGTTTAAGGCATGGGGAGTTTGACACAAGATTGGCTCTGGATGAGCAGATACTCTCATTATGCTGGAACTGTAGCTCGGAAGTTTTAACAATTGTATTGAAAGATAGGATTCAACTGTGGGTCACAAAGAATTATCATTGGTATCTGAAACAAGAAGTATCTGTCTCTAATGTTCAATTTGTAAAATGGCATCCTGAAAAGGATTTAACTTTGATGTACGGCAGTAATGACATTGTTAATGTAGTCGACTTCGCTTATAAGATGGCACAAGGCCCTACTTTCGAACCATTCGACATCGGTACCACGGTTGTAGTGGATGGAAAAACAGTGAATATATCGCCCTTGGCAATGGCAAATGTACCACCTCCAATGTATTATAGAGATTTTGAGACATCAGGAAATGTCATTGATGTTGCTGTTAGCTTGTCtaatgaaatatttgcTGCTCTTGATAAAGAAAGCCTAGTTTTGGCAAGTGTCCCAAGTTTAGAAGATATGAAAGGTGGGCAACATCCAACTATTTCCTCTATTTACCCAATTTCTGATTTCTCTAGTGAACTAGATGAAGTCCGTCAACTTGCATTCATCAATGATTCAACTGTTGGTGTATTATTAGACAGTGAtaacttttcaagaataGCCTTAATTGATGTTCAGGATGTTACACAACCAACGCTGGTTAAAATCATCGATACTTTTGACAAGGTTGTTATATTGAGAAGTGCATTTGACTACAATAAGTTGGTATATGAAACGCGTGATGGATCAATTATGCAATTAGATGCAGAAGGACAGAATGAAAGTATATCCAAGTTTCCTTATCTTGTTCGTGATTTTAGGGTCAAGCGCATACACAACTCGCTCAATGATGATATGGGGCAGTGGTCAAGTGACAGTTCAAAGTTGGTAGCTTTCGGACTCACAGGCAATGGAAAACTCTATGCGAATGATGTGTTACTAGCATCAGCTGTTACTTCAATGGAAATTACAAACTCGCTTTTGCTATTTACAACCGCACAACACAACCTTCATTTTGTCCATTTAAACAGTTTTGACTTCAAGCCGCTACCAACTGTGGAGAGTGGCGTTGTGGATGAGAGGGTTCGTGCAATAGAGAGGGGTTCTTTGCTTGTAACAGTCATTCCGTCAAAATCTGCTGTTATTCTTCAGGCTAGCCGTGGTAATTTAGAGACCATTTACCCACGTATTATGGTTCTAGCTGGTGTACGTAAAGATATTATGAACAAGTCCTATCGTAAGGCGCTCCAATACTGTCGCACGCAGAGAATAAGCTTGGACATCTTGCATGATTATGCTCCTGAACTTTTTTATGAAAACTTGGAGCTTTTTATCAACCAAGTAGAGGAAGTGGATTATCTGAACTTTTTCATCTCATGTCTAAGTGAGGACGACGTCACAAAAACCAAATATAAGGAAACTCTGCATTCCGGCATTTCACAAGAGTTTGAGCTAGAACCTGCACCTTTGACGGAAATGCAGCTTTacatgaaaaagaaactgtTCGACCCTTCTAAATCAAAGGTGAACAAGATTTGTCAAGCACTCCTTGACGTTTTACTGAGTAAAGAAGcatacaaaaagaaatatattCAAACTATTATCACTGCTTACGCATCGCAGAACCCTCAAAACCTTGAGGACGCATTGAAATTGATCGCCACAGTTGAAGATTCGAAGGAAAGAGATTCATGTGTTACTTACTTGTGTTTTTTGCAAGATGCAAACGTTGTTTATAAGGTTGCGTTGTCTATCTATGATGTGAAACTTGCCGTCTCGGTCGCACAAAAATCACAAATGGATCCTCGTGAATACTTGCCATTCTTGCAGTCACTATATGACAATGGACCGCTCCGTCGCCAATTTCTGATTGATGACTATCTAAAAAATTATGAGAAAGCATTACACCATTTggctgaaattgaaaaatctgaagaAGGTGTCTCGTCGGAGACTATTGAATATGTTTGCATGCATGGCCTATACAAGCATGCCTTACACGTGTATCGATATGAGAAGAACAAGCAAGACATGATTTATCACATATTTGCAAAAGATTTGTCGTCAAGACAAGAATATGCAGATGCTGGTATCATATATGAAATGCTAGATGAATATAAAGAGGCAATGAGCGCATATATCTTAGCCAAAAAATGGCGTGAGGCTCTGTCAATTGCACAAGCACACTACCCGGATGAACTCTTTGCGGTTGCCGAAGAACTTGTATCATCGCTGCATTTCGAACATAGATACACAGATACTGCAGCAATTCAATTAGAGTTTCTCGACAATATCGAGCAGTCGTTGGTAGATTACTGCAAAGCATATAAATACGATACAGCTTGCTTAGTAGCGACGTCGAAAGGCAAGTCAGAGTTGATCGAAAAATTCGTGGATCCTGGTTTAGGTGAAGGTTTCGGTGTCGTTGCCGAACTTCTGGCTGATTGTGAAAGACAAGTTCATTCTCAACTGAAAAGATTAAGAGAGCTTCGTGCAAAGAAGGAAGAGGATCCATACGCGTTCTATGGGCAAGAAGCTGAGCAGAATGATGATGTTTCTATAGCTCCTTCCGAAACTTCGACAAAGGAATCATTTTTCACCAGATATACGGGTAAAACCGGTGGAACTGCGAAAACAGGAGCATCCAGACGCACTGCAAAGAATAAGCGTCGTGAGGAGCGGAAACGTGCCAGAGGAAAGAAAGGTACTATttatgaagaagaatatttaGTTAAGTCGATTGGAAGGCTGATAGAAAGGTTGGACCATACCAGGTCAGATGCATCGCAATTGATTAATGGACTATGCAGACGTTCAATGAAAGAACAAGCGTATCAGATACAAAagaattttgttgatttgaTTGAGCTGCTTAAAGCAAACGTTAAAGAAATATACAATATCAGTGAAAAAGATAGAGAGAGAATTGACGAAAATGGTGAAGTCTACTTTATTCCAGAAATACCAGTTCCAGATATTAAAGAATTCGTGAAAAGCAAAGTTGTCGAtttctga
- the SWC7 gene encoding Swc7p (similar to Saccharomyces cerevisiae SWC7 (YLR385C); ancestral locus Anc_4.241), producing MEYPSNVILLLLQIVLQRQQLLAHQDKSLSLESLLMEPIIDRALLVEFQNHTLVKMYAPELQTLQLRSLKSLVNEVFELGTPDVKSTDETPVTVVTLANYYYTKRIEELQNYQLPMLRQNIMEHLQSYN from the coding sequence ATGGAGTATCCATCCAATGTTATTTTGCTACTGCTGCAAATTGTGTTACAAAGACAACAGCTTTTAGCACATCAGGACAAATCACTGTCACTTGAGTCCCTCTTAATGGAGCCAATCATTGATCGAGCCCTTTTGGTAGAGTTTCAAAACCATACCCTGGTGAAAATGTACGCCCCTGAATTACAAACACTACAATTGAGAAGTCTCAAGAGTCTAGTGAATGAAGTTTTCGAATTGGGCACGCCAGATGTCAAGTCCACCGACGAGACCCCAGTAACTGTGGTGACACTCGCAAATTACTACTACACGAAAAGAATAGAGGAACTGCAGAATTATCAGCTGCCCATGTTAAGACAGAACATAATGGAGCATCTACAAAGCTACAATTAA
- the RAD59 gene encoding Rad59p (similar to Saccharomyces cerevisiae RAD59 (YDL059C); ancestral locus Anc_4.239) produces MSGSLGHRIDYSHTVFGSDCEADLKECGTLEDWNERPASVWAVGRIGLLQSKIEKYKYLIYHNKRYGKHDLSKVIPGSVLRQYANESFGFDGWKIDILRVEVRESGRRRSDDSDVDSKFTILAEAEVMVSLKDGTNTKSSGVGCATMASRGESYGKAKKEAVNDALKKAFLSFERIILEHEVKIDNKYYVDGQYASKQGQK; encoded by the coding sequence ATGAGCGGATCGTTAGGGCATCGAATAGACTATAGTCATACGGTGTTTGGCAGTGATTGTGAAGCAGATCTTAAAGAGTGTGGTACGCTGGAAGATTGGAATGAGAGGCCCGCCAGTGTTTGGGCCGTTGGAAGGATAGGATTGCTGCAATCCAAgatagaaaaatacaaatacCTTATATACCACAACAAACGGTATGGTAAACATGACCTCTCGAAAGTGATACCAGGGTCAGTGCTGAGACAGTATGCAAATGAGTCCTTTGGGTTTGATGGTTGGAAGATAGATATTTTGCGCGTAGAGGTTAGAGAAAGTGGCCGTAGGAGAAGCGATGACTCTGATGTGGATTCCAAATTCACGATACTTGCGGAAGCCGAAGTCATGGTTTCTCTGAAGGATGGCACCAATACGAAATCTAGCGGCGTTGGCTGCGCAACAATGGCATCAAGAGGAGAAAGCTACGGGAAGgccaaaaaagaagctgtCAATGATGCGTTGAAAAAGGCATTCCTGAGCTTCGAAAGAATAATTTTGGAACACGAGGTAAAAATAGATAATAAGTACTACGTGGATGGTCAATATGCATCAAAACAAGGACAAAAATAA